The Tautonia plasticadhaerens nucleotide sequence TCGGGGCCGAGGGGGAGCACCGTCTCGTCCCAGCCGTCGGGGGAACGACGGTAGATCAGGATGCCCCGGTCGGGCGCGGCGACGAGGATCTCGGCGGTGCCGTCGCCGTCGAGGTCGGCGAGGTCGAGGAACATCACCTCGGCGTCGGACCCGCCGACCGGCCGCTCGGCCCACGAGGGCCCGGCGTCCCCGTCCCGCCGCTCCAGCCAAAAGACGCCCCGACGGGGGCCCTTGCGGTCGGAGCAGAGGAGGTCGAGGTCGCCGTCCTCGTCGAGGTCGACCGGGAGGATCGACATGACCCAGCCGGCGGATCGGATCGGGTGCCATCGCCAGTCGTCGAGGTCCCTCGGGTCGGCGGGGGCTTCGAGCCAGCCGATCGAGGCACCGGCCCCCTTGCCGCCGAGCGCGAGGTCGACCCCGTGCCGGCCGTCGACCTGCATCGGGGCGCACCACATCCACATCTGGAGGCCGACGGTCGCCGGGATCGGCGCCGAGGCCCAGGCGTCGGGGTCGAGCACGCGACCCGCGCCGCCGGGGTTCCAGTGGACGGAGACGGTCCGGGCCTCCCCCTCGGCGCAGCTGACGAGGTCGGGGGCGTCGTCGCCGTCGAGGTCGACGATCACGGCGTCCTCGGGGCTCGGCACCCGGCCGACGGCCACCGAGGGCCAGGGCGACTTCGAGCGATCGGGGCCGGGGTTGAAGCAGGCCCGGATCTCGCCCCCTTCCTCCCAAGCGGTGGCGAGGTCGGGGAGGCCGTCGCCGTCGAGGTCGGCGAGGCGGACGCCGTCGGCGCCCCGGGAGGAGGCGTCGATCGCGTGCCTCTCCCAGGGGGCGGGGTCGCCCTCCCGGGGAGGCCCCGTGGGGGGAACGGCCCACAGGACCAGCGAGGCGAGGATCGGAGACATCATCGCGGTTCGGGCCCCGCCCGGGGGTCGATCGTCCCGTCGCCCCGATCGGGAGCGGGCCGGGGTCGATCGCCCGGCCCGATGCGACGATCCTACCCCGGGAGGCGGACCGGCTCGACGGGGAACCCCGGGTCGACCCGGCTCGGCCCCACGATCAGGCCGGTTGCAGGATCGGGGCCGAGACGGTCGAGCACCCTGCGCCACGCTCCACGTCCGTCAGCAGTTCCTCCCGGAGGATCGCCCGGCCGTCGGGGGCCTCGATGCCGACCCGGACGGTGTTGCGGTCGATCCGGATGATGGTGACCCGGACGTCGTCGCCGATCTGGAGCCGCTGCCCCGATTTCCTGCTCAGGACCAGCATGGCGGCCTCCTTCCCTGGGAGTGCGGGGGTGATCGTGCCGGTTTCCAACCGAGGGCGTCCTGCCCGACCCGGGGAAATGCAGCCCCCGTGCCGAATCCCCGCGCGACGCCGAGGTTTCAACCCGTCGGCGGGACGCAACTCCCCAGTTCGCAGCGACTAGGGCGATTCCGCCGGGCGAGCGGACGCGGTGCCGACCCGGCTGTCGTTCCGGGAGGGGTGGGAAGTTCCGATCACGCGGTGCGGGGCGGCCGGCCGATCGTGTAAGGTTTACCGCCTGGGATGTCGGGCCGGGGGAGGGTGGGGGATTGGACGTGTCGAGCGACTCTCGGTGGGCATGGTCGGGGGGGGCTGCGGCGGTCTGCGTCCTGCTGGTCGGCTGGCTCTGGCCGATCGGGGTCGGCGGGGCGATGCCGGTCGGGGGGGACGTGACCTCGTTCCAGATCGGGCTGATGGCGGTGCTCGACGAGGCGCTGGCCGAGGGACGCCTGCCGCTCTGGAACGACCGCTGGGGGTTCGGCTTCCCGGGCGTGGCCGAGAGCCAGATGGGGGTCTACTACCCTCCCCACGCGACGCTCTACGGGCTCCTCGGAGTGGAGGCCGCGTACACGGCGAGCATGGTCTTGCACGTCCTCTGGGGGGGCCTCGGGGCCCGATGGGCGGCCCGGAGGTTCGGGGCGTCGGAGGCCGGCGCGGTGCTCTCCGGGGTGTCCTGGGGGGCCTCGGGCTTCTTCCTGATCCACCTGCCGCACCAGTGGGCCTACACCGTGGGGAGCTGGACCCCCTGGGCCTGGGGCCTGGGCTGGTCGATCCTCTCGGGATCGTCCGGCAGGAAGGCCCCCTGGCTGCTGTCCGCGGTCCTGGCGGTGCAGATCCTGCCGGGGCATTTCCAGCTGGCGTTCTGCACCCAGGTCGGCCTGCTGGCGATGGCGGCGGGCTCGGTGCTGTCGGGGGTGGGCGGGCGTCGGGCCGCGATGAGGCGGTCGGCCCTGGTGGCCCTCCCGATGGCGGGGGCGTTCCTGCTGGCCTCGGCCCAGGTGGTTCCGACCTTCCAGCTCGCCCGCCTGGCCGAGACCCAGCGCGATTACGAGTACCTCTCCGGCTTCGCCTCCACGCCGCTGCACCTGGTCAGCCTGGTGGCTCCGGAACTCTTCCATCGGTCTCCCCTCTGGAGGCCGATCGCCTGGGACCCCTTCCACACCTCCCCCGAGGAGAACCTGGTCTACGTCGGCCTCGTGCCGCTGTTCCTCGCCCTCGGGGCGATCGCCCGGCCTGGCCCGTCGGCCGGGGCGGTGCGGGTGCTGGTCGTGGTGCTGGCGGCGGGGCTGGTGCTGGGCCTGGGTCCGTACGTGCCGGGCTTCGTCGCCTACTCCCGATGGCCGGGCTTCTCGTTCTTCCGGGGGCCGGCGCGGTGGGGGATCGTGGCGACGCTGGCGCTCTCGATCCTGGCCGGGCTCGGCTTCGACGCGGTCCGGAGGGGGGATTGGAGACGCCCCGGGATCAGCTTGGTGATGTTCGTCTTCGGGGCCGGGGCCTGGATCGGGCTGGTGCTCGGGCTCTTCGAGCTGGCGATCCGGGCGGGCGATCGCCCCGTCGATTCGGGGATAATCACGGCCTATCAGCTCGCCCTCGACGCCAGGCCCTGGGACGACGGGGTCACCGTGGTCGATCTGCTGGGTGAGGCCAGGCGTCCCCGCAACGACCTCCACATGGTCGCGGACCAGGAGAACGCCGGCCTCCCCTTGCCCTCGGCGACCCCCCTGCGATTCGACCGGGATCGGGTGGGAATCTACCGGGCCGAGCTCTCGACGACCGCCGGGCTGATGCTGGCGGCGGTCGGCCTGGCCCTCCTGTCGGGCCGCCGGGGTGCCTTCTCGGCCGGGCTGCTCGCCCTGGCGGTGGTCGACCTCGGCCTCCTGGCCCGTCGCCGGCCGATCGACGAGGCGCCGATCCGCCCCCTGGCCGAACAGAGCGCCGTGCTCGGGGCGCTCTCGAGGATGCCCGTGGGGACCCGGACGATCGACCCGATGCAGAACCTGGCGATGGTCGCCGGCGTTTCGCCGGTCCTGAGCTACCGGACGCTCGATCTCCCCGTCCAGCCCGGCCTGTCGGCGATCGCGCAGGTTCTCCCCCGGGACGCCCCCGAGGCGGGGACGGTGCTCGACGCCCAGCGGGCGCTCGGGGCCCGGGGCCGGGTGATCGGCCCGATCAGCCCCGGGATGGTCCCGGGCGGGATCGACGCCCTCGCGGATCGGTTCGACGAGACCGGCAGGCTGGAGTCGGTGGAGGTCGTCGACGACCCGGCCCTGACGGG carries:
- a CDS encoding FG-GAP repeat domain-containing protein codes for the protein MMSPILASLVLWAVPPTGPPREGDPAPWERHAIDASSRGADGVRLADLDGDGLPDLATAWEEGGEIRACFNPGPDRSKSPWPSVAVGRVPSPEDAVIVDLDGDDAPDLVSCAEGEARTVSVHWNPGGAGRVLDPDAWASAPIPATVGLQMWMWCAPMQVDGRHGVDLALGGKGAGASIGWLEAPADPRDLDDWRWHPIRSAGWVMSILPVDLDEDGDLDLLCSDRKGPRRGVFWLERRDGDAGPSWAERPVGGSDAEVMFLDLADLDGDGTAEILVAAPDRGILIYRRSPDGWDETVLPLGPEAGTGKSVAAGDLDGDGRPELVVSTEDASGKHGVFSLARAGPGPEAPWSLRPISGTREGTKFDLVRLIDLDGDGDLDALTCEERDDLGVVWYENPGR
- a CDS encoding carbon storage regulator is translated as MLVLSRKSGQRLQIGDDVRVTIIRIDRNTVRVGIEAPDGRAILREELLTDVERGAGCSTVSAPILQPA